In Mucilaginibacter celer, one DNA window encodes the following:
- a CDS encoding alpha-ketoacid dehydrogenase subunit alpha/beta → MIFDRKNLDNETLLAFYKKLLFPRMVEEKMLILLRQGRIGKWFSGIGQEAIAVGSTLAMNADEYILPMHRNLGVFTSRGIPLSRLMAQWQGKPSGFTKGRDRSFHFGTQEYKIIGMISHLGPQLALADGIALADVLSKKKKSTLVYTGEGGTSEGDFHEALNIASVWKLPVIFLIENNGYALSTPTAEQYNCRELVDKAIGYGIEGRRIDGNNILEVYNTITELNKAIRENPRPVLLECMTFRMRGHEEASGTKYVPQNLFQWWAAKDPVTNFEKYLLTSGVLLKDMIPVIRQEFSKIIETEIEKAYAEADIIPDVDTEVRDMYKPYSFPAVKSQALAVSNKRYIDAISDGLKSAMRKHDNLVIMGQDIAEYGGAFKITQGFVEEFGKGRVRNTPICESGIVGAAMGLALNGYKAIVEMQFADFVSCGFNQIVNNLAKTHYRWGQQVDVVIRMPAGAGTGAGPFHSQSNEAWFTKTPGLKIVYPAFPADAKGLLLASIDDPNPVIYFEHKYLYRGMHGDVPDDDVMIEIGKANVIREGEQASIITFGLGVHWAMEYAEKYPDKSIEIIDLRSLQPWDTEAVEASVKKTGRALILHEDTLTSGFGAEIAAHLSEHCFKYLDAPVMRCGSLDTAIPMSKALEDQFLAKARLEETMEKLLGY, encoded by the coding sequence ATGATTTTTGACAGGAAAAACCTCGATAATGAAACTTTGCTGGCGTTTTACAAAAAACTGCTGTTCCCCCGCATGGTTGAAGAAAAGATGCTGATACTGTTAAGACAGGGGCGCATAGGCAAATGGTTTTCGGGCATAGGCCAGGAAGCGATAGCCGTAGGCAGTACGCTGGCCATGAATGCTGATGAATATATTTTACCCATGCACCGCAACCTGGGTGTTTTCACATCGCGGGGTATCCCACTTTCGCGGCTGATGGCCCAGTGGCAGGGAAAACCCTCGGGCTTTACCAAGGGGCGCGACCGATCATTTCACTTCGGTACGCAGGAATATAAGATTATCGGTATGATCTCGCATCTCGGCCCGCAACTGGCCCTGGCCGATGGTATTGCCCTGGCCGATGTGCTATCGAAAAAGAAAAAATCAACACTGGTTTATACCGGCGAGGGTGGCACCAGCGAGGGCGATTTTCATGAAGCGCTTAACATTGCCTCGGTATGGAAACTGCCGGTGATATTTTTAATTGAAAATAACGGCTACGCACTCTCTACCCCAACCGCCGAACAGTATAATTGCCGCGAACTGGTTGACAAAGCCATTGGTTACGGCATTGAAGGCCGCCGTATTGACGGCAACAACATACTTGAAGTTTACAATACCATTACCGAACTGAATAAAGCCATCCGCGAAAACCCGCGCCCCGTTTTGCTGGAGTGCATGACCTTCAGGATGCGCGGCCACGAAGAGGCATCGGGCACCAAATATGTGCCTCAAAACCTGTTTCAGTGGTGGGCCGCTAAAGATCCGGTTACTAATTTTGAAAAATACCTGCTCACCTCGGGCGTATTGTTAAAAGATATGATCCCGGTTATAAGGCAGGAATTCAGCAAAATTATCGAAACCGAAATTGAAAAAGCCTATGCCGAAGCCGATATTATCCCCGATGTGGATACCGAGGTAAGGGATATGTACAAGCCCTACAGCTTTCCGGCGGTAAAGTCGCAGGCCTTAGCGGTTAGCAACAAGCGTTATATTGATGCTATTAGCGATGGCCTGAAAAGCGCCATGCGCAAACACGATAACCTGGTAATTATGGGCCAGGATATTGCCGAATATGGTGGTGCCTTTAAAATTACCCAGGGCTTTGTTGAAGAATTTGGTAAAGGCAGGGTACGTAACACTCCCATTTGCGAATCGGGCATTGTAGGCGCTGCCATGGGTTTGGCACTTAATGGTTACAAAGCCATAGTAGAGATGCAGTTTGCCGATTTTGTAAGCTGCGGTTTTAACCAGATTGTGAACAACCTGGCCAAAACGCATTATCGCTGGGGCCAGCAGGTTGATGTGGTAATCAGGATGCCGGCCGGTGCGGGTACCGGCGCAGGGCCATTCCACTCGCAAAGTAACGAAGCCTGGTTTACCAAAACGCCGGGATTGAAAATTGTATACCCCGCCTTCCCGGCCGATGCCAAGGGCCTGCTGCTGGCATCAATTGATGACCCCAACCCGGTTATTTATTTTGAGCATAAATACCTGTACCGCGGCATGCATGGCGATGTGCCCGATGATGATGTGATGATTGAGATAGGCAAGGCTAATGTGATAAGAGAGGGTGAACAGGCCAGTATCATCACTTTTGGCCTCGGCGTGCATTGGGCGATGGAATACGCAGAGAAATATCCCGACAAATCCATCGAGATCATTGATCTGCGCAGCCTGCAGCCATGGGATACAGAGGCTGTTGAAGCAAGCGTTAAAAAAACAGGCCGCGCGTTAATATTGCATGAAGATACACTAACCAGCGGCTTCGGTGCCGAAATCGCCGCTCATTTATCCGAGCATTGTTTTAAATATTTGGATGCCCCCGTTATGCGTTGCGGCAGTTTGGATACGGCCATCCCCATGAGTAAAGCCTTGGAAGATCAGTTTTTGGCCAAGGCGAGGTTGGAGGAGACGATGGAGAAGTTGTTGGGGTATTAA
- a CDS encoding DUF5009 domain-containing protein gives MSSFLSRIRSIDAFRAVTMFLMIFVNDLDGIPNTPTWLKHAGENVDALGLADTIFPAFLFIVGLSIPFAFQNRLKQGDNFKLLSRVVSRSFSLIFIGFFHANMETYNEATTLLPKPVWESLVTFSFFFIFLDYGRDTPPLRRYLLQGFGIVLLIAMAALYKTSDPGHTWLHFTWWGILGLIGWAYMLCALIYYYSEGHLWIQLAAWMFFMFFNLDVHFGFLDFIDKLQGYIWIAGNGAMQSFTMAGVFVSVLYMRLKANNEMKMLWVAMILIAIILFNLGFIVRYFSGGISKERDTPSWVLICTGISLVVYAFFIYLVDVKNKYDWFKVIEPAGTNTFTCYIVPFLFYPIYEMTRIGYPEYFSQGIGGLIKCVIFAFVMVWLTGLLDKINIRLKI, from the coding sequence ATGAGTAGTTTTCTGAGTCGTATACGTTCAATTGATGCTTTCCGCGCAGTAACAATGTTCCTGATGATATTTGTGAATGACCTGGATGGCATTCCGAATACCCCAACATGGCTAAAACACGCAGGCGAGAACGTTGACGCGCTTGGCTTGGCAGACACCATTTTTCCGGCGTTTTTGTTCATTGTGGGTTTATCCATTCCCTTTGCTTTTCAAAACAGGTTAAAACAGGGCGATAACTTCAAACTGCTGTCGCGGGTGGTAAGCCGTTCGTTCTCGCTTATCTTTATCGGCTTTTTCCACGCCAATATGGAAACATATAACGAGGCCACAACCCTGCTGCCCAAACCCGTGTGGGAAAGCCTGGTAACCTTCAGTTTCTTTTTCATTTTTTTAGATTACGGTAGGGATACCCCGCCCCTACGACGATATCTGTTACAAGGCTTCGGCATTGTGCTGCTCATTGCCATGGCCGCGCTTTATAAAACCAGCGATCCGGGCCATACCTGGCTGCACTTTACCTGGTGGGGCATTTTAGGGCTGATAGGCTGGGCTTACATGCTTTGCGCTTTGATTTATTATTACTCAGAAGGCCACCTCTGGATCCAGCTGGCGGCCTGGATGTTTTTCATGTTTTTTAACCTCGATGTACATTTCGGCTTTTTAGATTTTATCGACAAGCTGCAGGGTTATATCTGGATAGCCGGCAACGGGGCCATGCAATCGTTCACCATGGCCGGGGTATTTGTTTCGGTACTGTACATGCGCCTCAAGGCTAACAACGAAATGAAAATGCTTTGGGTGGCCATGATATTGATAGCCATTATCCTGTTTAACCTCGGCTTTATAGTGCGTTACTTTAGCGGCGGCATCTCTAAAGAACGCGACACGCCATCGTGGGTATTGATCTGTACCGGCATCAGCCTGGTGGTGTATGCCTTTTTCATTTACCTGGTTGATGTTAAAAACAAGTACGATTGGTTTAAGGTGATTGAACCCGCCGGCACCAATACTTTTACCTGCTACATCGTCCCATTCCTGTTCTATCCCATTTATGAAATGACCCGCATCGGCTACCCCGAATACTTTAGCCAGGGCATAGGCGGATTGATCAAATGCGTTATATTCGCTTTTGTGATGGTATGGCTTACCGGGTTGCTTGATAAGATCAATATCAGGTTGAAGATATAA
- a CDS encoding SAM-dependent methyltransferase, with translation MPYGTLYLIPVPLADAAAAKSFTPYLVDTINSIKEYIVENEKTARRFLKEAGLKTPQSELVIHDYGKHNRETTNAEFFKGLQAGNDVGLMSEAGCPGVADPGADIVDKAHRMGIKVVPLVGPSSILLALMASGFSGQSFTFHGYLPIDKVLRAKKIKELESQAIKLDQTQMFIETPFRNNPMLEEILKSANPKTKLCIATDLTAATEFVQTKTIADWQKKVPDLHKRPTIFLLYHGNK, from the coding sequence ATGCCCTATGGAACGCTTTATTTAATCCCCGTACCGCTGGCCGATGCTGCGGCTGCCAAATCATTTACCCCCTATCTTGTTGATACCATCAACAGTATTAAAGAGTATATTGTGGAAAATGAAAAAACCGCCCGCCGCTTTTTAAAGGAGGCCGGTTTAAAAACGCCGCAAAGCGAGTTGGTTATTCATGACTATGGCAAACACAACCGCGAAACCACTAACGCCGAATTTTTTAAAGGCCTGCAGGCAGGTAATGATGTTGGCCTGATGAGCGAAGCCGGTTGCCCCGGCGTTGCCGACCCAGGTGCCGATATTGTTGATAAGGCTCACCGCATGGGTATTAAAGTTGTGCCGTTGGTTGGCCCGAGCTCTATTTTGCTGGCGCTGATGGCTTCGGGCTTTAGCGGGCAAAGCTTTACTTTTCATGGCTACCTGCCTATTGATAAAGTGCTGCGGGCCAAGAAGATCAAAGAACTGGAAAGCCAGGCGATAAAGCTGGATCAAACGCAGATGTTCATCGAAACGCCTTTCCGTAATAATCCTATGCTGGAAGAGATCCTGAAATCGGCCAATCCAAAAACAAAGCTTTGCATAGCAACCGATTTGACTGCTGCAACCGAGTTTGTACAAACCAAAACCATTGCCGACTGGCAAAAAAAAGTGCCCGATCTGCACAAACGCCCAACCATATTTTTACTGTACCACGGCAATAAATGA
- the rsmA gene encoding 16S rRNA (adenine(1518)-N(6)/adenine(1519)-N(6))-dimethyltransferase RsmA codes for MTLVRAKKHLGQHFLTDKNIAAKIVDSLKPEGRFTEVLEVGPGMGVLSDFLLQKEAYQTSLIDIDTESYDFLKKKYPQLGERLINADFLELDFKSIFSDNFAIIGNFPYNISSQILFKVLDNRQQVVEVVGMFQKEVAERCSAKAGSKEYGILSVFLQAYYKVEYLFTVKAGVFNPPPKVLSAVIRLSRNEKETLDCDEKLFWQIVKAGFNQRRKTLRNAISSLINKEKLADEPMLDLRAERLTVDDFVKLTNAVTESR; via the coding sequence ATGACATTGGTAAGGGCAAAAAAACATTTAGGGCAACACTTTCTTACAGATAAAAACATTGCTGCTAAGATAGTTGACAGCCTGAAACCCGAAGGTCGCTTTACTGAAGTGCTTGAGGTTGGGCCGGGAATGGGCGTGCTATCAGATTTTTTGTTGCAGAAAGAGGCCTATCAAACTTCGCTGATAGATATCGATACCGAATCGTACGATTTTTTGAAGAAGAAATATCCTCAACTTGGTGAAAGGCTGATCAATGCCGATTTCCTGGAGCTTGATTTTAAAAGTATTTTCAGTGATAATTTTGCCATCATCGGCAATTTTCCCTACAATATTTCATCGCAGATTTTATTTAAAGTATTGGATAACCGCCAGCAGGTGGTTGAGGTGGTAGGCATGTTTCAGAAAGAAGTTGCCGAGCGCTGCTCAGCCAAAGCAGGTAGCAAGGAGTACGGCATCCTAAGCGTGTTTTTGCAGGCTTATTATAAAGTTGAATACCTGTTTACTGTAAAGGCCGGCGTATTTAACCCTCCGCCAAAAGTACTTTCGGCCGTGATCAGGCTTAGCCGGAATGAGAAAGAAACACTGGATTGCGATGAAAAGCTATTCTGGCAAATTGTAAAAGCCGGTTTTAACCAGCGTCGTAAAACCTTGCGTAATGCCATATCATCTCTCATCAATAAAGAAAAACTGGCCGACGAGCCCATGCTCGATCTTCGGGCTGAAAGGTTAACGGTTGATGATTTTGTGAAGCTTACTAATGCTGTAACAGAAAGCAGATAG
- a CDS encoding DUF4198 domain-containing protein: protein MKRTTVSIIILLLLVGFTASAQDFFLLPHNFYVPKGDKLSLHLLSGSEFKPENEFKFANAKATKLMLYEGSKKTDLSKSGSAADSTLLTCTLQNPGLALFELVRDDETESERNKFLRNLENEGLDKMAEEAKASSQQYFVERFHRYTKTLVVVDKASGKDFDKPLGQDYEIIIQQNPYKAAYGDDVTAQVLFKGKPLKDAVVIQYVRTINGSIIPQKLLSDNSGLVFFKLSREGVYMISSTHVEPSQDKKADYESWSTTFTFAFANTDDEPNTYREFGFGSKH from the coding sequence ATGAAACGTACCACTGTTTCCATCATTATATTGCTGTTGCTTGTTGGTTTTACCGCCAGCGCGCAGGATTTTTTTTTATTGCCACATAATTTTTACGTGCCCAAAGGTGATAAGCTAAGTCTGCACCTGTTAAGCGGCAGCGAGTTTAAACCCGAGAACGAATTTAAATTTGCCAACGCCAAAGCCACTAAGCTGATGCTGTACGAAGGATCGAAAAAAACCGATCTGTCAAAAAGCGGAAGCGCTGCCGATAGTACGTTACTTACCTGTACGCTGCAAAATCCCGGGCTGGCATTGTTTGAACTGGTGAGGGACGACGAAACAGAATCGGAACGAAATAAGTTTTTAAGAAACCTTGAAAACGAAGGCCTTGATAAAATGGCCGAAGAAGCCAAAGCCAGCAGCCAGCAGTATTTTGTTGAAAGGTTTCACCGCTACACCAAAACCCTTGTGGTGGTTGATAAAGCCAGCGGCAAGGATTTTGATAAACCGCTGGGCCAGGATTACGAAATAATTATCCAGCAAAACCCCTACAAAGCCGCATACGGAGATGACGTTACCGCCCAGGTATTGTTTAAAGGTAAGCCTTTAAAAGATGCGGTTGTAATTCAATACGTACGCACCATCAACGGCAGCATCATTCCGCAAAAACTACTAAGCGATAACAGCGGACTGGTATTTTTTAAACTAAGCCGCGAAGGCGTTTACATGATCAGCTCAACCCACGTTGAACCATCGCAGGATAAAAAAGCCGATTACGAGAGCTGGAGTACCACTTTCACTTTCGCCTTTGCCAATACCGATGATGAGCCCAATACTTACCGCGAGTTTGGGTTTGGTAGCAAGCATTGA
- a CDS encoding FAD-dependent oxidoreductase — protein MTITQQHTDIVIVGAGPSGLMMAAQLLRYGVQPVIIDSRQGPTSHSKALAVQARSLEIYRQMGIVDKVLADGKQAGGAKFNQEGREVSTLTLANVGEGQTPYPFIQMYPQSKNERLLLDFLTLNCCPVYWNTSLTSFNQSKNEISLQLQSGYETQTITCKWLVGADGAHSIVRKQLNIPFNGDTYPHQFYLADIKIDSKLGNYVDLFLSKKGFAGFFPMPDEQHYRLVGNLPETFDTKENLQIDDVLPHLEAVMHQSVTVEQLKWFTTYRLHHRKAEKFREQRCFLIGDAAHIHSPVGGQGMNTGLQDAYNLAWKMAGVVNGQLGEAILESYAAERMPVAKELLSTTDRLFKIILSQNWFVNLLKKWLMPVLLKWVWAKPKLRDMFFKRVSQTGIGYRDSQISLHLSQSIQIKAGDRLPYLKVFDEKRQQESDLHEWCSKPGFTLICLGKLKELDLFTVAKWITQKYGASLNFFYLPPSTKNQHIFDAFAVKENQKKALMIRPDMHIGLLNDVVDIDMMDNYLQNVVGFLKSEV, from the coding sequence ATGACCATCACCCAGCAGCATACCGATATAGTGATTGTAGGTGCCGGTCCATCGGGATTGATGATGGCCGCCCAGCTTTTGCGTTATGGTGTACAGCCTGTTATAATTGATAGCAGGCAGGGGCCAACCAGCCACTCAAAAGCCCTGGCTGTACAGGCCCGCTCGCTGGAGATTTACCGGCAAATGGGCATAGTTGATAAAGTGCTGGCGGACGGTAAGCAGGCCGGTGGCGCCAAGTTTAACCAGGAAGGCCGTGAAGTTAGCACCCTAACACTGGCCAATGTAGGCGAAGGGCAAACGCCTTACCCCTTTATCCAGATGTATCCGCAAAGCAAAAACGAGCGCCTGCTGCTTGATTTTTTAACGCTTAACTGCTGCCCGGTTTATTGGAATACATCATTAACTTCCTTCAATCAAAGTAAAAACGAGATTAGCCTGCAACTGCAAAGCGGCTATGAAACTCAAACTATAACCTGCAAATGGCTTGTTGGTGCCGATGGAGCGCATAGCATAGTGCGTAAGCAACTCAATATTCCCTTTAACGGTGATACCTATCCGCACCAGTTTTACCTTGCCGATATTAAGATTGACAGTAAACTGGGTAATTATGTCGATCTGTTCCTGTCGAAAAAAGGCTTCGCAGGTTTTTTTCCGATGCCTGATGAACAGCACTACCGTTTGGTGGGCAATCTTCCTGAAACTTTCGACACGAAAGAAAACCTGCAGATTGATGATGTGCTGCCGCATTTAGAAGCTGTAATGCATCAATCCGTAACGGTTGAGCAGCTAAAATGGTTCACAACCTATAGGCTGCATCATCGCAAAGCCGAAAAATTCAGGGAGCAACGTTGTTTTTTGATTGGCGATGCCGCGCATATCCACTCGCCGGTTGGCGGGCAGGGCATGAATACCGGTTTGCAGGATGCCTATAATTTAGCCTGGAAAATGGCCGGAGTTGTTAACGGACAATTGGGCGAAGCCATTTTAGAAAGCTACGCCGCCGAGCGGATGCCGGTGGCCAAAGAGCTGTTAAGCACTACCGACAGGCTTTTTAAAATCATCCTGTCGCAAAACTGGTTTGTTAACCTGTTAAAAAAGTGGCTGATGCCCGTACTGCTAAAATGGGTTTGGGCAAAACCCAAACTGCGCGATATGTTTTTTAAACGGGTATCACAAACAGGCATCGGCTATCGCGATAGCCAGATCAGCCTGCACCTGAGCCAATCAATCCAAATAAAAGCCGGCGACAGGCTTCCTTATCTCAAAGTATTTGACGAAAAACGCCAGCAGGAATCCGATCTGCACGAATGGTGCAGTAAACCCGGTTTCACGCTCATCTGCCTCGGCAAACTCAAAGAACTGGATTTATTTACCGTTGCCAAATGGATCACCCAAAAATACGGCGCCAGCCTCAATTTTTTCTACCTGCCGCCATCTACAAAAAATCAGCATATTTTTGATGCTTTTGCGGTAAAAGAAAACCAAAAGAAAGCGCTTATGATCCGCCCGGATATGCATATCGGCTTATTGAATGATGTGG
- the pdxA gene encoding 4-hydroxythreonine-4-phosphate dehydrogenase PdxA, with protein MSDKLKIGISIGDVNGIGLEIIIKTLADSKIYDYCTPIVYGHTKVASFHRRATHVNELNFLVINDPSQTHFRKPNMINCWDEDVKIELGQVTETGGKYAFKSLERAVYDLKEGYIDALVTAPINKDNIQNDKFNFPGHTEYLQQYDGAAESLMFLVSDTLRVGVVTGHIPVSKIAESITAEKILAKLKLMNHSLQNDFWVRKPKIAVLGLNPHAGDNGLIGSEEKEIIIPAIEEARNNNILAFGPYSADGFFANGTYLQFDAVLAMYHDQGLIPFKQIAFESGVNFTAGLNFVRTSPDHGTAYDIAGKNQASEISFREALFTAIHIVKHRREGLELNENPLAFSKLSRDRD; from the coding sequence ATGAGCGACAAATTAAAAATAGGGATCAGCATTGGCGATGTAAACGGCATCGGTTTGGAAATAATTATTAAAACTTTGGCCGATAGCAAAATTTATGATTATTGCACGCCGATAGTTTACGGCCATACCAAGGTGGCATCATTCCACCGCAGGGCTACCCATGTTAACGAGCTCAATTTTTTGGTGATCAATGATCCCTCTCAAACTCATTTCCGCAAACCCAACATGATTAACTGCTGGGATGAGGATGTGAAGATTGAGCTGGGCCAGGTTACCGAAACCGGCGGCAAATATGCCTTTAAATCGTTGGAACGGGCCGTTTATGATTTGAAGGAAGGCTATATCGATGCCCTGGTTACCGCGCCTATCAATAAGGATAATATCCAGAACGATAAATTTAACTTCCCCGGTCATACCGAATATTTACAACAGTACGATGGCGCGGCCGAATCGCTGATGTTTTTGGTGAGCGATACATTGCGTGTTGGCGTGGTTACGGGCCACATCCCGGTATCAAAAATAGCCGAAAGCATTACCGCCGAAAAAATACTGGCCAAGCTAAAGCTGATGAACCACAGCTTGCAGAACGATTTTTGGGTGCGTAAACCAAAAATTGCCGTACTGGGCCTTAACCCGCATGCGGGCGATAACGGCCTTATCGGCAGCGAAGAAAAAGAGATCATTATCCCGGCTATTGAAGAGGCCCGTAATAATAACATCCTCGCTTTTGGCCCGTATTCGGCCGATGGCTTTTTTGCCAACGGCACTTACCTGCAGTTTGATGCCGTGCTGGCCATGTATCACGACCAGGGCCTGATCCCCTTTAAACAGATCGCCTTCGAATCGGGTGTTAACTTTACGGCGGGCTTAAACTTTGTGCGCACCTCGCCCGATCATGGTACGGCGTATGACATTGCCGGAAAAAATCAGGCTTCCGAAATCTCTTTCCGCGAAGCTTTATTCACAGCTATACATATTGTAAAACACCGCCGCGAAGGCCTTGAACTGAACGAAAACCCGCTTGCATTTAGCAAACTGAGCCGCGACCGCGACTAA